One genomic segment of Intestinimonas butyriciproducens includes these proteins:
- a CDS encoding FprA family A-type flavoprotein gives MYCVRNVTEDLYWVGANDHRLALFENIHPIPRGVSYNAYLLLDEKSVLFDTVDWSACRQLLENVEHLLGGRGLDYLVINHMEPDHGASIEEILLRYPKVKIISTEKAFMLMRQFGFQVDGHELIEVKEGDTQSFGKHVVTFVAAPMVHWPEAMVTFDTTNGVLFSADAFGAFGALDGKLFADEVDFDRDWIDDARRYYTNIVGKYGPHVMHLLKKAGTIDIKMLCPLHGPVWRENIPYLLDKYVHWATYEPEEKGVVVAYASMYGNTEAAAQALASKLCEKGMTNVWLYDVSNTHVSYLISETFRLSHVVLASVTYNLGIYPVMHGFLQDMKALNLQKRTVAIVENGSWACKSGDLMQKFLDDEMKGMTVLNERLSLASSLGEGKEAELDALANAILASMQ, from the coding sequence ATGTATTGCGTGAGAAATGTCACCGAGGACCTCTACTGGGTGGGGGCCAACGATCACCGGCTGGCCCTCTTTGAGAATATCCATCCCATCCCCAGAGGGGTGTCCTACAACGCCTACCTGCTGCTGGACGAGAAGTCCGTTCTCTTCGACACGGTGGACTGGTCGGCCTGCCGCCAGCTCCTGGAGAATGTGGAGCACCTCCTGGGCGGGAGGGGGCTGGATTACCTGGTCATCAATCATATGGAGCCCGACCACGGGGCCTCCATCGAGGAGATCCTGCTTCGCTATCCGAAGGTGAAGATCATCTCCACGGAGAAGGCATTTATGCTCATGCGCCAGTTCGGGTTTCAAGTGGACGGTCACGAGTTGATCGAGGTAAAAGAGGGGGACACACAGTCCTTTGGAAAGCACGTGGTCACCTTTGTAGCCGCCCCCATGGTCCACTGGCCGGAGGCCATGGTCACCTTCGATACCACCAACGGGGTCCTGTTCTCCGCCGACGCGTTCGGCGCCTTCGGAGCGCTGGACGGCAAGCTCTTTGCCGATGAGGTAGACTTTGACCGCGACTGGATCGATGACGCCCGAAGGTACTATACCAATATTGTGGGCAAGTATGGCCCTCACGTCATGCACTTGCTGAAAAAAGCGGGGACCATTGATATCAAGATGCTCTGCCCCCTCCATGGTCCCGTTTGGCGGGAGAATATCCCCTATCTTCTGGATAAGTATGTCCACTGGGCCACCTATGAGCCGGAAGAGAAAGGTGTGGTGGTGGCGTACGCCTCCATGTACGGAAACACTGAGGCGGCGGCCCAGGCGTTGGCGTCCAAACTGTGCGAAAAGGGCATGACCAATGTATGGCTGTATGACGTGAGCAATACCCACGTTTCCTATCTCATTTCCGAGACCTTCCGCCTGTCCCATGTGGTGCTGGCCTCAGTGACTTACAATTTGGGCATCTATCCTGTCATGCACGGTTTTCTCCAGGATATGAAGGCCCTCAACCTGCAAAAGCGCACTGTGGCCATCGTGGAGAATGGCTCCTGGGCCTGTAAATCAGGCGATCTCATGCAGAAGTTCCTGGACGATGAGATGAAGGGCATGACCGTACTGAATGAGAGGCTCAGTCTGGCCTCCTCCCTGGGGGAGGGCAAAGAGGCGGAGCTGGACGCCTTGGCCAACGCCATTCTGGCATCTATGCAGTGA
- a CDS encoding SDR family NAD(P)-dependent oxidoreductase, which yields MELGLTGRTVVITGGSSGIGKAVAWEYLKEGCHVAICSRGQARLEDAVREFQAAGYSVFARSLDVTDYPAVERFADEVAEAYGKIDVWYNNAASNQTKSLMDYSYDEFRSSTEALLISVFAGCKIAAAHMRKTGGGVILNASSYSAVIPNAGRAPYSACKSAVSSLTRSFAAELAPDQIRVLAYVPGLIATEITRDHIARNRDALLSAIPCRRFGRPEDLAKVLVFLSSDIAEYMNGTEVYISGGKFCTQNPQYGWEHMV from the coding sequence ATGGAACTTGGTTTAACCGGCCGGACCGTCGTCATCACCGGCGGTTCCAGCGGCATTGGGAAGGCCGTTGCGTGGGAGTATCTGAAGGAGGGCTGCCATGTGGCCATCTGCTCCCGCGGACAGGCCCGCCTGGAGGATGCGGTCCGGGAGTTTCAGGCCGCGGGCTACTCCGTTTTTGCCCGCAGCCTGGATGTGACCGACTACCCCGCCGTGGAGCGCTTCGCCGACGAAGTGGCGGAGGCCTACGGCAAAATTGACGTCTGGTACAACAATGCCGCCTCCAACCAGACAAAGTCCCTGATGGATTACAGCTACGACGAATTCCGCAGCAGTACAGAGGCCCTGCTCATCTCGGTCTTTGCCGGATGCAAGATCGCGGCGGCGCACATGCGCAAGACCGGAGGCGGCGTCATTCTGAACGCCTCATCTTATTCCGCCGTCATCCCGAATGCCGGACGTGCGCCCTACAGCGCGTGTAAATCCGCGGTGAGTTCTCTCACGCGCTCCTTTGCCGCCGAGCTGGCCCCCGACCAGATCCGGGTGCTGGCCTATGTCCCCGGCTTGATCGCCACCGAGATCACCAGGGATCACATTGCCAGAAATCGGGACGCCCTGCTCTCCGCCATCCCCTGCCGTCGGTTTGGCCGCCCTGAGGATCTGGCCAAAGTGCTGGTCTTTTTGAGCAGCGACATCGCAGAATATATGAACGGCACCGAGGTCTACATCTCGGGCGGAAAATTCTGTACGCAGAATCCGCAGTATGGCTGGGAACACATGGTCTGA
- a CDS encoding MBL fold metallo-hydrolase: MRPTEYMRACCDSPWDWWQPPFHVAPHVYYVSGNRWVGAYLFDTGDGLLLLDTAMQPTLHLLVYSICTLGFDPKDIRAILLSHAHYDHCGGARFLQGLAPQARIYLGERDLFFLEESHQSLIYPDRYPFTPFAVDEVYREDTPIVQGRFSIHTFSTPGHTPGCTSFYFEDTDEATGRLYRCAMHGGLGLNTLSDGFLRHTGLPVSLRGEYRRSMERLRALPVDIALGSHPENTSMLERLKQYGDRDYPQCDPALWAEMADSFLAQLDALEQQSAFKA; the protein is encoded by the coding sequence ATGCGGCCCACCGAATATATGCGCGCCTGCTGCGACAGCCCCTGGGACTGGTGGCAGCCCCCCTTCCACGTCGCGCCCCATGTCTATTATGTCAGCGGGAATCGCTGGGTAGGCGCCTATCTCTTCGATACCGGTGACGGGCTGCTGCTGCTGGATACCGCGATGCAGCCCACCCTCCACCTGTTGGTCTACTCCATCTGCACGCTGGGTTTCGACCCCAAGGATATCCGTGCTATTCTCCTGAGCCACGCCCATTATGATCACTGTGGCGGCGCCCGCTTTCTGCAGGGACTCGCCCCCCAGGCCCGGATCTACCTCGGAGAGCGAGATTTGTTTTTCCTGGAGGAGTCCCACCAAAGCCTTATCTACCCGGACCGCTACCCCTTTACGCCCTTTGCCGTAGATGAGGTGTATCGGGAGGACACGCCCATTGTACAAGGGCGCTTTTCGATCCACACGTTCTCTACCCCGGGGCACACGCCCGGCTGCACTTCCTTCTATTTTGAGGACACAGACGAGGCGACAGGGAGGCTCTACCGCTGTGCCATGCACGGCGGTTTGGGACTCAACACGCTCAGTGACGGCTTTCTGCGCCACACCGGCCTGCCCGTATCTCTGCGCGGGGAATACCGCCGTTCCATGGAGCGGCTCCGCGCTCTGCCCGTGGACATCGCCCTGGGCTCTCATCCGGAAAACACATCCATGTTGGAACGGCTGAAACAGTATGGAGACCGGGACTATCCGCAGTGTGACCCCGCCCTTTGGGCCGAAATGGCCGACAGCTTTCTGGCACAGTTGGATGCGTTGGAACAGCAAAGCGCCTTCAAAGCATAA